GCTGATCAATATCCTGAACCCGAAGCTGTCGATCTTCTTTCTGGCCCTGCTGCCGCCCTTCCTGTCCGGTAACGCTGCCACGGCAACGGCTGAAATGGCCCTGTTGGGATTGGTGTTCATGGCCATGACCTTTGCCGTCTTTGTGATTTACGGATGTTTCGCCGCCGCCGCCCGCAGATGGATTCTCGGTTCTGAACGGGTGATGCGCGGACTGAACCGCAGCTTTGCTGCGATCTTTGCCGCGCTGGCGGGCCGCCTCGCGCTTGAACGTGCCTGACATGCACCGCATCCCCGCCCCGGCATTTCTGCTTGGCCTTGCGGGGCTCTTGCCGTTTCTCTGGGGCGCCTTGCTGGTTCTGGGTTTTTCGGGTGGGTTAGAGGTTATCCTGCCCCAATCCCTAGGTGGGGATGGACGGCTGATCATGATCCGTTATGGCGGGATCATCCTGCCATTCATGTCCGGTGTACTTTGGGGATTCGCCACCAAGGCTGAAGGGCCGCAGGCCGCCATGGCCTATGCACTATCGGTCCTGCCTGCGCTTTGGTGGTTCTTCATGCCCGGCACGGGCTATATGTCCGCGCTGATCAACCTGGCCAGCGGCTTTGCAGGCCTGTTGTTTCTGGACTACGCCTTTCAAAAATGGGGTCTTGCGCCCGGTTGGTGGATGTCTTTGCGCCTGCAACTGTCATCCGTTGTGCTGGCCTGTATTGCCGTGGGGATATGGGCATGAGCGATGATGAAACACTCAAGGTCTATGCCCAAAAGGCAGACGATTATGCAGCCGTTGTCGGCGATGATCACGATCCGCATCTGGCGGACTTTGCCAAGGCTTTGCCCAAAGGTGGCACGGTCCTCGACCTCGGTTGTGGGCCCGGGCATGTCGCGGCGGCGCTGGCCGATGGTGGCTTTGATGTCACCGCGACAGATGCCGTGCCCGAGATGGTCGCAATGGCAGATGCGCACCCCGGCGTCACGGCCTATTGCGCGACCTTTGACGAAATCTCCGGGAAGGATCTCTATGATGGCATCTGGGCTAACTTCTGCCTTCTGCACGCACCCCGTGCCGATATGCCCCGCCACCTTGCCGCGCTCAAAACCGCGCTGAAACCCGGCGGCGTCTTCCACATTGCCCTGAAATCCGGCACCGGCAGCAAACGTGACGCCATTGGCAGGCTCTACACCTATTATACCGATGCAGAACTCACCGGTCTTTTGGAGGCAGCAGGGTTTTCTGTCACCGATCACACCTCAGGGCGCGGAAAAGGGCTGGACGGCACCTACGCCGATTGGATAGCCCTGCGCGCATATGGCTAAATTATACGCATACACAGATGGCGCCTGCTCAGGTAACCCCGGTCCCGGTGGCTGGGGCGCATTGATGCAGGCAAAGGACGGGGATACCGTCGTCAAGGAGCGCGAGCTCAAAGGCGGCGAGGCAGCAACCACCAACAACCGCATGGAACTGATGGCGGCGATCAGCGCGCTAGAGGCACTGGACCGGGCGACAGAGATCACCATCGTCACTGACAGCAACTACGTCAAGAACGGGATCACTGGCTGGATCCACGGCTGGAAGAAAAACGGCTGGAAGAACGCCGCGAAAAAGCCGGTGAAAAACGCGGAGCTTTGGCAGCGGCTGGACGCCGCCAACGCCCGCCACAAAGTGACATGGGAATGGGTCAAAGGCCACGCAGGCCACCCCGAAAACGAACGCGCCGATCAATTGGCCCGTGACGGCATGAAGCCGTTCAAACCGTGAGCCTGATCGACCTCCTGGATTATGGATCTGTCCTGATCTTCGCGATCACCGGCGCATTGGTTGCAAGCCGCGCCCAGCTCGATCTTGTCGGATTTGCCTTCATCGCCAGCCTGACCGCCCTTGGCGGCGGCACCATCCGCGACCTGCTGCTGGACCGCAATCCGATCTTCTGGATCGACAACCCCGCCTATCTGGCCGTGGCAGGGGCTGCCGCACTGGCGGTGTTCTTTTCCGCCCACCTGCTCGAAAGCCGTTATCGCACTCTGATCTGGCTCGATAGCTTCGCTCTCGCCATCGCCGTTGCTGCGGGTGCAGCTGTTGCCATCGGTCAGGACCAATCTGCGGTGATCGTGATCCTGATGGGCATGATCACCGGATGTATGGGCGGGCTGATGCGGGATGTTGTGGTCGGGCAGGTTCCACTGATCCTCAAACAGGGGGAGCTCTATGCAACCGCCGCCTTTGCCGGTGCCGCCGCCGCCGCGACAGGCCGTCACTTCGGCCTCGATCCGCTGTTTTCCCTGTCTGCTTGCGCGTTGATCAGCTGGATCTTGCGGGCAGGATCACTGGCGCTGGGTTGGCATTTACCGGTCTACAAAAGCACACCGCCCAAGGTCTGATCGCGACCCGCTGCGCTTTTTGGCCCAAATACTCCCGCCGGAGGCATGGCCTTGCCGCGCAAGGCCACCTGCATCAGCGCCGCCAGTGAAACGGCACAATAATAAGCGCCCCGATCGAAGATATGATTGCATTCATCCCGGCGCTGTCAAAACCGATGTTGAACATGATCCCCACAAAGAAGAACACAAAAGCCCCGCCCACACAGATGATGATGCTCTGCAAGATGCCGTTGTGGGTCCAACCGGTCTTTTCCGACAGATAGCCAACGATCCCGGCGATCACGACCGTGCCAAACATCGTCAGAAACATCGCTACTCTCCCGTCAACTGCTGGCCAGCGCCGATCTGTGCGCCCTGCTGAAACACTTGCGTATCCTGCGCCGCTTTTCCTGCCCGTTGCAAGCGCGTCAACGCCACCGCGCCGGTCCCGCAGGCCACCCGCAGGTCAGGGCCAAGCACCTCACCCGGTGCGCCGGTGCCTTCCGCCAGCCGTGAGCCAAGCACCTTGATACGTACCCCGTTCAACTCAAACCACGCGCCGGGAAAGGGGGACAGCCCCCGGATCAGACGATCTACCTCGGCGGCGGGTTTGGTCCAGTCAATCCGCGCTTCGGCCTTGTCGATCTTGGCAGCATAGGTCACGCCTTCCTCCGGCTGCGCGGCCGGGGTCAATTGATCCAATTGGTCCAGTGCCTCTACAATCGCGTCTGCGCCCATCCGGCTGAGCCGGTCATGCAGCTGTGCCGTGGTTTCTTCTGCGCCAATCGGCGTCGCCTTGCGCAACAAGACCGGCCCCGTGTCGAGCCCCGCTTCCATTTGCATGATGCACACACCGGTCTCTGCATCCCCAGCCATGATCGCCCGGTGAATGGGCGCCGCGCCGCGCCAACGCGGCAACAGGCTGGCATGGATGTTCAAACACCCCCGCGCCGGCGCATCCAGAACAGATTGCGGCAGGATTAGCCCATAGGCCACGACGACCGCTACATCGGCATTGAGCGCGGCAAAATCCGCTTGTGCCTCTGGCGTCTTGAGCGAAACCGGATGACGGACCTCGAAACCCATCTGTTCGGCCCGCGCCTGAACTGGACTTGGGCGATCCTTCTTGCCCCGACCTGCCGGGCGCGGCGGCTGACAATAGACCGCCGTAATCTCATGCCCTGCCGTGGCCAGCGCCTCTAACACGGGCACGGAAAAATCCGGGGTTCCCATAAACACAATGCGCATCGCTGGCTCCTGACTGCCGGAGGTGCCGGCCCTGTTATCCGTTCAGTTTGCGCGCCTTGCGCAACAGCATGTCACGTTTGACCTTGCTGAGATTGTCGAAATACATCCGCCCTGCCAGATGGTCGATCTGGTGTTGAACGCTGGTCGCCTCAAGCCCGACAAAATCGCGCCGGGTGATCACGCCGTTCTCATCCAGAAACCGCACAGACACGCCGCGCGGGCGGCTGATCTTGGCCGATACGCCTGGCAGGTTCGGGCTGGCCTCTTCGTGCACATGCATCACGGCGGAGGCATCAATCACCTGCGGATTGGCCATGCGCACCCGGCGGTTGCGCCCTTCGGAGGCATCCACCACGGCCACCTGTAACATCACACCAATTTGCGGCGCGGCCAGCCCCACACCGGGCATGGCGTCCATGGTTTCGATCATGTCATCCCAAAGCCTGCGGATTTCGTCGGTGATCTCGCTCACCGGCTCTGCGGCGCGGCGCAGACGGGGGTCGGGCCAGGGGATAAATCGACGTTTGGTCATTGGGCCTCATACTCCGCAATCAGATCAGCGCGGGTTTGCGCATCCAGATGATCAAAGGTCACAACTCCGTCCAGATGATCCAGCTCATGCTGAGCGCAGACCGCGCCAAAGCCGTCAAAACTTTGCACATAGCGCCCGCCGTTCAAGCCGGTCCAGACCATCTGCACCTGTGAAGGCCGGGATACATCGGCGGTCACACCGGGAATGCTCAGACATCCTTCGGTGTTCACGGCACGGTCTTCGCCAATTTCCTGCAACATCGGATTGATGCAAACCAGTGGGTCAGATTTGCCCTCTTTCCATCCGATATCCATGACAAAGATCCGCAGCATCGCCCCCACCTGCGGCCCGGCAAGTCCACGGCCCGGCGCGGCATACATGGTCTCAAGCATATCGCGGGCCAGTGTCTCGATCTCCGGTGTGATCTTGTTCACCGGCGCACAGATCTCGGCCAGACGGGGGTCGGGCCATAGGACAATCGGCAGAACGCTCATCCGCGCGCCAGCTCCCGCTTGAGCTTGACCATTTTGCGGGTGATCATCTGACGCTTGAGCGGTTTGAGGTAGTCAATGAACAGCTTGCCGTCCAAATGGTCGATCTCATGCTGCACACAGGTTGCCCACAACCCATCGAATCCTTCTTTATGTTCCTTGCCATCCCGATCCATCCAGCGCACCTCCACCTCGGCGGGGCGCGTCACTTCGGCAAATTGCTCGGGGATCGACAGACAGCCCTCCTCGTAGGTGTTCAAATCCTCTGACGAGGCCAGAACCTCGGGATTATACATCACCACTGGGCGCGGGCTGTCGTTTTCCTCTTTGTTGCAATCCAGCACGATCACGCGTTGCAACAACCCGATCTGCGGTGCCGCCAACCCAATGCCTGGGGCGTCATACATAGTTTCGAGCATATCATCGCCCAAAGCCCGCAGCGCATCGGACAAATCATCAACAGGCGCAGCGGTTTTCTTGAGCCGTGGATCGGGGTGCAGAAGGATATTACGTTTCATGAAGCTGATGTAGGCGATGGGCCTGCGCACTGCAACAGGGGCTTGCAGCCCCTGTATTTCCCGGTAGCTTGGCGCAAATTCCACAGGAGACCTTCATGAGCTTTGACGAGATTATCGACCGCCGCGGCACCCATTGCGCAAAATGGGACATGATGGAGGCGATTTATGGCGTCCCCGCCGATGACGGTATCGCGATGTGGGTCGCCGATATGGACTTCAAGCCGCCACAAGTGGTGCGCGACGCCATGCAGGCACAGGTTGACCACGGTATTTTTGGTTATTTTGGCGATGACAGCAAATACATCGCGGCAATCCAGTGGTGGATGCAGAACCGTCATGGCTGGACCGTGGAGGCCGATTGGATTTTTACCACCCATGGTTTGGTCAATGGCACGGCCATGTGCCTAGACGCCTTCACCGCCCCCGGCGACGGAATTGTCTTGTTTACGCCCGTCTATCACGCCTTTGCCAAGGTGATTAACGCCTCTGGCCGCAGGGTTGTCGAATGCGAGCTGGTCAACAACAACGGCCATTATGAGATGGATTTCGACAGCTGGGATGCACAAATGACCGGCAAGGAAACCATGCTGGTGCTGTGTTCCCCGCACAATCCCGGCGGCCGGGTCTGGACCAAAGACGAGCTCGAGCAGGTGGCCGCGTTTGCCAAGCGGCATGACCTGATCCTTGTGTCCGACGAGGTGCACCACGATCTGGTGATGCCCGGCAACAGCCATACCCCCATGGCCAAAATCGATGGCATCACTGACCGCCTGATCATGATGACGGCCACCACCAAGACCTTTAACCTTGCGGGTGGCCATTCGGGCAATGTGATCATCCAAGACCCCGACCTGCGCGCGAAGTTTGCCGCACGGATGAACGCATTTGGATCATCGCCCAATTCCTTTGGCCTGATCATGGCGACCGCCGCCTATTCTCCCGAGGGCGCTGCATGGGTCGATGATCTGGTTGCCTACCTTGATGGCAATCGAAAACTCTTTGACGCTGCGGTCAATGCAATTCCCGGTCTGGCGTCGATGGACCTGCAATCGACCTATCTGGCTTGGGTGGACTTTGACGGCACCGGAATGGGCCGCGAGGAGTTCACCAAACGGGTCGAAGGGGACGCCTGCATTGCGGTCAACCATGGCACAACCTTTGGCAAAGGCGGTGAAAGCTTCCTGCGCTTCAACATCGCCACACCGCGTGCCCGTGTCGAAGAGGCCTGCGATCGGCTGGCCGAGGCGTTCAAAGACCTCCAGTAAACTGCCAATTGGGGCAGATCCAAGCGAGGCACTGACCTTGCTTGGATCATCCGGGTGGAGAATCCGCTTTGCCGAATTTTTCCTTGACCTAAAGTTAGGTGAAGCCCGCAAGGTCTCTCTCAGACCTTTTTGAGAGACAACTATGATACCGATCTGGATTATCGCCGCCCTTGCCACCGCCACCTGCTTTGCCGTGTCGGGCCTGCTTGCTTATGACGCGGCGCGGGCGCTTGGTGCGACGGTGTTCAGCTTTGTCCGGATGGCACTGGTTGCGATCGGCGCAGGTGGGTTGGTGCTGGTGTTCGGGCTCGACAGCCGGATGAACGGCGATGACGTTGCGCTGCTTTGTGCCTCGGGGGTGATGGGCGTGTTCTTGTCCGACACATGGCGCTACGCCTCGCTTGCGCGGGTGGGTCCGCAATTTCAATCGCTGCTCGGCACCGCGGTCGCGCCCTTCGCGCTTCTTCTGGGGTTTCTTGTTTTAGGACAGACGGTTTCTATCCTGTCTTTGATTGGCACAGTTATGATCATTGCAGGTCTCGTGGCCGCTGCTGCCGCCCGCAGCAATACCAGCGACACAAGATTTACCGGCGAACCTGCGGGGCTTTTGGCGGGCATCGGTTTTGGTCTTGGGGCCGCGCTCACCCAAGCGGGCAGCGTCTTGATCGCAGCTCCGGTTATGGCCAAGGGCATTGATCCGTTGTCAGCAACCTTTGTGCGTTCCGTTGCCGGGGCGCTGAGCTTGCTCCTGCCCGTCTTGCTATCTGCCCCGCGCCGAAACCAAATTCAAAGCATGAGCCGCACCGTGGCAAAGCAGGTTGTCTTCAGCGCAGTCGTCGGCACTGGCCTTGGCATGTCGTTGCAGCTTTTCGCATTGGCAAGTGGGCCGGTCGGCATTGTTGCAACCTTGTCCGCAACAACGCCCCTGATCGTTTTGCCGTTGATTTGGATCATCGGTCGGTCTCGGCCCAAAGCATTGGCATGGCTTGGCGCCGTCATCGGGGTGGCTGGCGTCGCGCTGATCTCGAACGCGTCCTAGCCGGCCCGCCCATCCGAAATCAGACCAACAGGGGCATCCGCTGCCTTTTCAAAGTCCAGCGCAGCGGCGTAGGCCACGGCAGTGGCGCGCTTGAATTCATAGCGCATCTCGCCTGCCTCTTCCTCGCTGGCGACGATCAGGCACTGAAACAGGTGGTTGGCCCCATCGTACAAATCGACCAACCCGCGCAATTTTGGCGCGTCCTGCGCGTCCACGGCAAAGCCGGTTTTCCACATGCGCAGCACCGGATGGATCACGCCATTCACATCGATCCGCAGTCGCGAGGCTTTGCGCAGACTGTCACGCCGCGCCGCATCGAGCCCCGCCTGAACTTCCTTGGAGAAATAAATTTCCATAGCAAACCCCCATTCACCTGATCAAAAACTGCCCTAAACCATGGCAAAATCAAGTTAAATTTCTGTGACACCCTTCTGGATGTGCAATTTTGCAGAGTCTCATGCGCAGCGGCATCCCTGTAGATTTACCCAAATGACACTAGATCTATCCTAACAGCACACAAGGAGATCAAAATGGGCCTTTTGGTAGATGGAAAATGGCAAGACCAATGGTACGATACCAAATCCACGGATGGTGCATTCAAACGCTCCGCTGCAAAATTCCGCAACTGGATCACCCCAGATGGAACCGCCGGCCCCTCAGGCGAAGCAGGCTTCAAAGCCGAATCGGGCCGCTATCATCTCTATGTCAGCTACGCCTGCCCCTGGGCGCACCGGACTTTGATCTTTCGCGCCCTCAAGGGCTTAGAAGATCACATTTCTGTCTCGGTTGTGCATCCTGATATGCTTGGCGAAGGATGGACCTTTGACGACGATTTTGACGGTGCCACCGGCGACACCCTGTTTGGCACACCCTTTGCCCGCGATATCTACATTCGCGCCAACCCCACATTCACCGGGCGGGTCACGGTGCCAATTCTGTGGGACAAATCCCAAAACACAATCGTCTCTAACGAAAGCTCCGAAATCATCCGCATGTTCAACAGTGCTTTTGACGGTATCACCGGGAATACGGATGACTTCTGGCCCGCGGACCGGCGCGACCAGATCGAAGCGCTAAATGACCGGATATATGACACCTTCAACAACGGTGTCTACAAGGCCGGATTTGCGACAACTCAGGCGGCCTATGATGCGGCGATTGTACCGCTGTTTGATACTCTTGATTGGATCGAGGGCATCCTGTCAAAGAAACGCTATCTGACCGGTAACCAGATCACCGAAGCCGACTGGCGGCTCTTCACCACCCTTGTGCGATTTGATCCGGTGTATCACCAGCATTTCAAATGTAACCGAAAACGCATTGTCGATTATCCGAACCTCTGGGCCTACACCCGTGAGCTGTATCAGATACCGGGCGTTGCCGGTACGGTGAATTTTGATCACATCGTACGCCATTACCACTACAGCCACGATACGATTAATCCGAACCGGATCATCCCGATCAACCCTGTTTTGGATTTCGACGCCCCGCACGGGCGTGGTTAACAGCCCTCAGCACAGTAATGTTCAACCATCGTCGCCAGATCCTCTGGCGGCGTGGTGACAGGCAGAAACGCCCGTGCATTGGCAAAATGTGCAAAGATCGACCCATCCGAAAAAAACGTTCTGCCGGTCACAAAAACCACCCGTGCATTTGGCTGTCGAAAGCTGGCATAATCGGCCACGTTCATCGCCGATCCACCTTTGAGTTCGAGATCAAGCACGATGGTCTCAACCGGTTCGGCCGAGAGGCAGGCAATTGCATCGTCCGGACAGCACACCAGCTTTGTCGCCATGCCCAAACGGGCCAAGTGCCTTTGCCACAACTGACCAAGTTCTTGGCAGCTTTGGACGATCAACACTTGCATGGAGGCTCCTTCAATTGGATCAAAAAGACCCGCACCTCACTGGTCTGCCCAATTGGTTAACAAAAGGTTAACGCGAACCCGAAACCTTTAACCTTTGCAACATGACTTGAACACTTGGCACATTTCCGCTTTGACCTTTGCACCATCCGGCAAATTTTGGCCGGTGACGCACAAGAGGAAATGCAAGGTGGACAACGGCAAACGGGATCACGGCGGCGGATTGGACGCCGCAGCGGCGCGTCACGGCGGGCAGCGCCGCGACTGGCTTGACCTGTCAACCGGCATCAACCCCGTGCCCTACCCCCTGCCACAGATCGGTATGGATGCCTGGACCGCATTGCCCGATGAGGCGGCCCTGTCAGAACTGGAGGCCGCCGCACGTTTCTTCTGGCAAGTGCCAGACGATGCCGCCGTGATGGCGGTGCCTGGGGCCTCCGCCGCGATCGTTCATATTCCCCATCTCGCCCCCGCTGGCACCGTGCATATTCCCGGGCCAACCTACAATGAACATGCGGCCAGTTTCGCACAGGCCGGTTGGCGCGTCACCGACGAGGCCTCAGGCGCCGCCGCGAGTGTCCATGTCCACCCGAACAATCCCACAGGGCAACTTTGGCGAGCGCCCGATCTTACCGGTTCGTTGCGCGTGATCGACGAGAGCTTTTGTGACGTGACACCCGACCAGACCCTGATGGATCAATCGCTGGTCCCCGGCACTTTGATCCTGAAAAGCTTTGGCAAATTCTGGGGCTTGGCGGGCGTGCGCCTGGGGTTTGTCATTGGCGATCCTGCTTTGGTGAACCAGCTGCGTGCGATGCTGGGACCATGGTGCGTTGCCGGTCCTGCACTGGCGATTGGAGCCGATGCTCTGCGCGCTGAACGCTGGGCTGAGGAGACACGCAACCGGTTGCACAAAGACGCCCTGCGCCTTGACGCATTGGTTGCGCCCAAAGGTGCCAAACTGCTGGGCGGCACAGATCTATTCCGGCTTTACGACGTGGAAAATGCGGCGGATTGGCAAAACATGCTGGCAAAGCACATGATTTGGAGCCGTGTTTTCCCGTACAATTCCCGTTGGTTACGGCTTGGCCTGCCCGCCCCGGACCAATGGCCCCGAATTGAAAAGGCGATATCATGACAATGGCAGGCCTTTTGATCATCGCGATGGTTTTGGACGCCATCCTGGGCGAGCCGAAGTGGCTTTGGCAACGGGTGCCACATCCGGCTGTTCTGATGGGCCGCGTCGTGGGCTGGCTTGATGAAAGACTGAATACCGGCAATGGCCGCAAGGCCAAAGGCCTCTTGGCGCTGCTGCTGTTGATCCTTCTAGGCTATCTGATTGGGCAGATCTTGGCCGCGTTCGGTCCCGTAGCTGAAATCGCCACCGCCGCTGTGCTACTGGCCCAACGATCACTGGTTCAACATGTGCAAAAGGTCGCCGATGGGCTGCGCATGTCCGTTCAACAAGGCCGCCGCAATGTCGCGATGATCGTCAGCCGTGACACCACCGCAATGGATGGATCTGCCGTCGCCCGATCGGCCATCGAAAGCGCCGCAGAGAACCTCAGCGATGGGGTGATCGCCCCGGCATTCTGGTTCCTGATCGGCGGGTTGCCCGGATTGTTGATCTACAAATTTGTCAACACAGCAGACAGCATGATTGGTTATCGAACGCCCCGGCATGAACAGTTTGGATGGGCGGCTGCGCGGATGGATGACCTGTTGAATTTGTTGCCCGCTCGGCTGACCGCTTTGTTCATCGCCCTGCCCGCGGGTGCGGTTGGCCAATGGCGGTTGATCCGCAGCGATGCCGCCCAACACAAATCACCCAACGCCGGTTGGCCCGAAGCGGCGATGGCCCGCGCCATTGATGTGGCCCTTGCTGGCCCGCGCACTTATGATGGTGTGACACAGCAATTTGCATGGGTGCACAGCGCCGGATCGCGCAACATCGGCCCTATCGAAATTGATGCGGCGATCGCCCGTCTGTGGCATGCTTGGGCTGTGATGTTGGGCGCTGCAATTCTGCTGTGTCTGTTAACGAGTTAAAGGATGAAAATGCGCCGCTTTCTGATTGCCGCTGCTTTGATCGCAGCCCCACTGACCGCCCTCGCCGATGCGCCATGTGGCGGGTCATTCTCCAAGTTTGTGCAAGGGCTGAAGACCGAGACCATTGCCAAGGGTATTGACGCCGCGACAGCAGATGCCTTTTTCAATGGCGTAAAACAAGACCCTGCCGTTCTGCGCGCCGACCGCAAACAGGGCGTTTTTCAAATCCCCTTTGTTGATTTCTCGCGCCGCCTGATTTCCAACGACAGGATCAACAGAGGCCGCGCCAACGGCAAGAAATACGATGCTGTCTTTGACCGGATTGAGAAAACCTATGGCGTGGATCGCGGTGTATTGCTGGCGTTTTGGGCCTTTGAAACCGACTACGGCAGTTTTCAGGGCGATTTCAACACCGCAAATGCCCTCATCACGCTCGCGCATGACTGCCGCCGCCCCGAGCTGTTCCGCCCGCAAGTCATTGCCGCAGTAGAGCTTTTTGCACAAGGCGGATTTGATCCCAAAACCACCACAGGCGCATGGGCCGGCGAGATCGGCATGGTGCAAATGCTGCCCCGCGACATACTGGAAAACGGTGTGGACGGAGATGGCGACGGCATAGTGTCGCTCAAGACTTCTGCGGCGGATGCCCTGATGTCGGGGGCCAAGATGTTGCACCATCTTGGCTGGCGCGCAGGCGAGCCATGGCTGGACGAGGTGAGCCTACCGCAGGACTTTGATTGGTCCCTGACTGGGTTGGACGTGCAAAAAACCACAGCCGAATGGCAGGCTATGGGCGTCGCCCCGCGCAACGGTGATCTTGCCAATGGATTGACCGCCTCCCTGCTTTTGCCCCAAGGGCGCGGTGGCCCCGCCTTTATCGCCTACCCCAACTTTCGCGTTTACTTTGAGTGGAACCAAAGCTTTACCTACGTATTGACCGCCGCTTATTTTGCCACCCGCTTGCAGGGCGCCAAAGTCTTTGACGCTGGCAATCCAGAGCCGGGTCTTGAGGGCGGTCAGATGAAACTGCTGCAAACCAAATTACAGAACTATGGCTATGATGTGGGTGAGATCGACGGTATCCTTGGCGCGAAAACCCGCGCTGCTGTGCGCAAGGAACAAGCGCGGCTAGGTCTGCCCGTGGATGGATGGCCGACCCCCGCCCTACTTGCCAAACTCTGATCGGAGACTGATATGCCGCTAAAGCTTTCTTCTGCCCAAATGGTCGCCGACGCCCGCGCCCGCATTGAAGAGATTGACAGCGCCGAGGGCATCGCCATGGTCGATGATCCGAATGTACAGATCGTCGATATCCGAGATCCCCGCGAGCGGGAGCGGGTCGGCTTTATCCCTGGCAGTTTCCACTGCCCCCGCGGAATGCTGGAGTTTTGGATCGACCCGGACAGCCCCTATTTCAAAGAGGTGTTCGGCGAGGACAGAAAGTTCGTCTTTCACTGCGCCTCTGGCTGGCGCTCGGCCATTTCCGTGGCCACGTTGCAAGATATGGGGTTTGAGGCTGCACATCTCAAAGATGGATTTTCCGGTTGGGAAAAGGCCGGCGGTCCGGTCGAAAAGAAAGCCGCGAAGTAAGCCCCTGTTAACCATGCTGTGCCAGGCAAATTGAAATCCGAAGGGGTTTTTGAGTACCTTTGAGTTTCCGGCACGTGCATATTCAAACAAATCACGGCAAAAAAGACCCCGCAGAGCTGTTACTCTGCGCGGTCACCTTCATTCGAGACCTTTGGACCGCAAACAAGGACCGGATGACCGTCACCAGCAGCGTTGCCTTTGCGATAAACTATCCACTTCCAGAACGTGTTTTCACTCGATCCAATTACCTTCTTGCACCGCAACAAGTTGCGGCATGGACAGCCCAGCAATGAAATCTCGTGAAGGTATTATCCAAAAATCCTAGGGCCGGATCGGGAACCTTTGACCATCTTCGGTAATCATCACAACCCGACCGTGGCTGTGCACAAATTGATCGCAGCGGTGTCGGCCATTGCGGAAATCCACACAAACCACACCATCCGAGCCAACTTGAAACCGACCAAAGGCCGTACCCCCGCCCGCATAGGTGTAGCTGTACGCGCCGCCGACGGAATAATGCGATACGCCGCCTTCATAGAATTCCACCCGTTGAGTGGCCGTCAGAGACAGAACCTCTTCCCGGCTCAAGGCCGCATCCCCGTCAAGCAGGGAAAAGTCACCAGCCATGGCCACGCCGGGCAAACACAAAAGAAACAATAAGATCCGCATGCGACAACCCTATGCGATCCGCCCCAGCCGAACCACAAACGTTTACGCGACCAGTGTTTCCGCTTTCTTGAGGTCCACCGATACCAACTGGCTGACGCCTTGTTCGGCCATCGTGACACCAAACAATCGATCCATCCGCGCCATTGTCACCGCGTGGTGTGTAATGATCAAAAACCGCGTGTCGGTCTGGCGGCACATCTCATCCAGCAGATCGCAAAAGCGCGTC
This window of the Sulfitobacter mediterraneus genome carries:
- a CDS encoding threonine-phosphate decarboxylase → MDNGKRDHGGGLDAAAARHGGQRRDWLDLSTGINPVPYPLPQIGMDAWTALPDEAALSELEAAARFFWQVPDDAAVMAVPGASAAIVHIPHLAPAGTVHIPGPTYNEHAASFAQAGWRVTDEASGAAASVHVHPNNPTGQLWRAPDLTGSLRVIDESFCDVTPDQTLMDQSLVPGTLILKSFGKFWGLAGVRLGFVIGDPALVNQLRAMLGPWCVAGPALAIGADALRAERWAEETRNRLHKDALRLDALVAPKGAKLLGGTDLFRLYDVENAADWQNMLAKHMIWSRVFPYNSRWLRLGLPAPDQWPRIEKAIS
- a CDS encoding DMT family transporter — translated: MIPIWIIAALATATCFAVSGLLAYDAARALGATVFSFVRMALVAIGAGGLVLVFGLDSRMNGDDVALLCASGVMGVFLSDTWRYASLARVGPQFQSLLGTAVAPFALLLGFLVLGQTVSILSLIGTVMIIAGLVAAAAARSNTSDTRFTGEPAGLLAGIGFGLGAALTQAGSVLIAAPVMAKGIDPLSATFVRSVAGALSLLLPVLLSAPRRNQIQSMSRTVAKQVVFSAVVGTGLGMSLQLFALASGPVGIVATLSATTPLIVLPLIWIIGRSRPKALAWLGAVIGVAGVALISNAS
- the cbiB gene encoding adenosylcobinamide-phosphate synthase CbiB; translated protein: MTMAGLLIIAMVLDAILGEPKWLWQRVPHPAVLMGRVVGWLDERLNTGNGRKAKGLLALLLLILLGYLIGQILAAFGPVAEIATAAVLLAQRSLVQHVQKVADGLRMSVQQGRRNVAMIVSRDTTAMDGSAVARSAIESAAENLSDGVIAPAFWFLIGGLPGLLIYKFVNTADSMIGYRTPRHEQFGWAAARMDDLLNLLPARLTALFIALPAGAVGQWRLIRSDAAQHKSPNAGWPEAAMARAIDVALAGPRTYDGVTQQFAWVHSAGSRNIGPIEIDAAIARLWHAWAVMLGAAILLCLLTS
- a CDS encoding response regulator codes for the protein MQVLIVQSCQELGQLWQRHLARLGMATKLVCCPDDAIACLSAEPVETIVLDLELKGGSAMNVADYASFRQPNARVVFVTGRTFFSDGSIFAHFANARAFLPVTTPPEDLATMVEHYCAEGC
- a CDS encoding MalY/PatB family protein, whose translation is MSFDEIIDRRGTHCAKWDMMEAIYGVPADDGIAMWVADMDFKPPQVVRDAMQAQVDHGIFGYFGDDSKYIAAIQWWMQNRHGWTVEADWIFTTHGLVNGTAMCLDAFTAPGDGIVLFTPVYHAFAKVINASGRRVVECELVNNNGHYEMDFDSWDAQMTGKETMLVLCSPHNPGGRVWTKDELEQVAAFAKRHDLILVSDEVHHDLVMPGNSHTPMAKIDGITDRLIMMTATTKTFNLAGGHSGNVIIQDPDLRAKFAARMNAFGSSPNSFGLIMATAAYSPEGAAWVDDLVAYLDGNRKLFDAAVNAIPGLASMDLQSTYLAWVDFDGTGMGREEFTKRVEGDACIAVNHGTTFGKGGESFLRFNIATPRARVEEACDRLAEAFKDLQ
- a CDS encoding glutathione S-transferase family protein → MGLLVDGKWQDQWYDTKSTDGAFKRSAAKFRNWITPDGTAGPSGEAGFKAESGRYHLYVSYACPWAHRTLIFRALKGLEDHISVSVVHPDMLGEGWTFDDDFDGATGDTLFGTPFARDIYIRANPTFTGRVTVPILWDKSQNTIVSNESSEIIRMFNSAFDGITGNTDDFWPADRRDQIEALNDRIYDTFNNGVYKAGFATTQAAYDAAIVPLFDTLDWIEGILSKKRYLTGNQITEADWRLFTTLVRFDPVYHQHFKCNRKRIVDYPNLWAYTRELYQIPGVAGTVNFDHIVRHYHYSHDTINPNRIIPINPVLDFDAPHGRG